The DNA segment GTGGAGGACACGGGCAATGTTCCCGTCCCCTTCCGCGAGGATGCCGCCAAGGGAGCGCAGCGCGGCGCGCGCTACCTGGGCGCCATCACCGACGTCTGCGCCGATGTCGCGTCGCGCGTGCGCGACGCGCTGGGCGCGGGGGCGCTCCCCGTCGTCCTGGGTGGCGACCATGCACTGTCGGCGGGCTCCATTGCCGGGGCATCGGCCTTCTTTGCCCAGAAGGGCGGTCATGTGGGCGTGGTCTGGGTCGATGCGCACAGCGACCTCAACACACCGGCAACATCACGCTCCGGCAATGTCCATGGCATGCCGCTCGCCGCGCTCCTGGGCCACGGCGACAAGGCTATGTCCGCCCTTGCGGGGCGCACGCCGGCGGTGCGCGTGAGCGATCTCGCCGTGGTCGGCCTCCGCGACCTCGACGAGGCCGAGAAGGCGCACGTCCGCAAGTGGAACCTGTCGGCCTTCACCATGCGCGCGCTCGACGAGCATGGCGTGCGCAAGGTGATGGAGGAGGCGTTGTCCATCGCCACGAAGGCGACGGCCGGGCTGTGGGTGTCGTTCGACGTGGACGTGATCGACCCCTCGGACGCGCCCGGTGTGGGGACGGCGGTCCCCGGCGGGATCACGTATCGCGAGGCGCACCTGGCGATGGAGATGATTGCCGATACGGGGAAGCTGGTCGGGATCGACGTCGTCGAGGTGAACCCCGTGCTCGACGAGCGCAACCGCACCGCCGAGGTGGCGTGCGAACTGATCCTCTCCGCGCTCGGCAAGCGCATCATCTAGCTCCCACGTCATGAGCATCCCGACCTACGTCCCCCCCGACTTCACGAGCCGACAGCTGCAAGACGCGCCGGCGGTGCGCACCGTCGTGGTCGAGCGCGACGGCGTGCTCCCCGACGAGTTCTTCGCCACGACCAACCTCCCCACCTATGTAAAGGGAGCAGACGGCCGGTGGACGATGCCGCGCGAGCCGCGCATGGACGGCGTGCTCGTGCGCGATGCGGACGGCGGCTGGTGGGTGCGCGAAGGGCGACGCGTGAGGCGGGGCGACGCCGTCGTCGTGGGGCACGCCGAGGATGGGAGCGACGGCGTCTACGTGCATGCGCGCGGCTTCCGCATGGACGACGGGGCGCAGGGCGACTTCCACTTCATGTCGTCGCAGGTCTCGCGCGAGAAGCCGATCGACTATCGCCTCATCGCGCGCATGCTGGTGGAGGAGAAGCGGCGCGGCGGCTACACGCTCTGGGTCACTGGCCCCGCGCTCGTCCACTCGCGGGCCCGCGACAACCTGGTCTGGTTCATCCGCAACGGCTTCGTGCAGGTGCTGCTGGCGGGCAACGCCGTTGCCGTGCACGACATCGAGGCGGCGATCGTCGGGACAACACTGGGAATGACGAGCGAGGGGGAGGCCACCGAGAACGGACACGCCGCGCACATGCGCGCCATCAACGCGATCCGTCGCGCCGGCGGGATTGCCCAGGCGGTGCACAGCGGGATCCTCACGACCGGGATCATGCACGCCTGCGTCGTGGAGGACATCCCGTTCGTCCTCGCCGGCTCGTTGCGCGACGACGGCCCGCTTCCCGACGTGATCACCGACATGGTCGCGGCGCAGGATGCCACGCGCGCGCACACGACGCGCGCCACGATGGCGGTGATGATCGCCACGGCCCTCCATTCGATCGCGGTCGGCAACATGCTCCCCGCGTACTACGAGGACGCCGAGCGCGGGATCCGCGAGTTGCCCACCATCTGCGTCGACGCCAGCGAGTTCCTCGTGAGCAAGCTCAAGGACCGCGGGACGCACCAGGCGGTGGGGGTGGTGACCAACGCGCAGGACTTCATGAGCATCCTGCGCGCGGCGGTCGAACGCGAGGTGCAGGGGCCCTGATTCGGTGGCCGGGGAGGCAAACCGGCGGTAGAATTGGGCCCCATGACTCCCAAGGAACTCACCCCGCGCGCCCTGGTCCTCGGCGCCCTCCTCACCTTCGTCTTCACCGCCGCGAATGTGTACCTCGGCCTCAAGGTCGGGCTCACCTTCGCCTCGTCCATCCCCGCGGCCGTGATTTCCATGGCCATCCTCAGCGCGGTGAAGGACTCCTCGATCCTCGAGAACAACATCGTCCAGACCGTCGCCTCGGCGGCGGGGACGCTCTCGGCGATCATCTTCGTCCTTCCCGGGCTCGTGATCGTCGGGTGGTGGACCGGCTTCCCCTTCTGGCAGTCGTTCCTGATCTGCCTCTCGGGCGGCGTGCTGGGCGTCCTCTTCACGATTCCGCTGCGCCGTGCGCTGGTGACGACGTCCGACCTCCCGTATCCCGAGGGCGTTGCAGCTGCCGAGGTGCTCAAGGTGGGGTCGGGGACGCGCGGCGAGTCAAAGGACGACAGCGGCGAGGCCCGCGAGGGGTTGCGCGCGGTGGTCCTTGGCTCCGTGGCCTCGGCGTCGCTGGCGATCGTTGGCGCAACGCGCATCGCCGCCACCGAGCTGGCAGGCTACTTCCGGTTGGGTGCGACCGCGTCCAGCGGCTACAACATCGCCTGGTCGCTCGCCCTCCTCGGCGCCGGCCACCTCGTTGGACTCTCCGTCGGGATGGCGATGTTGACGGGGCTCATCATCGCCTGGGTGATCGGCGTCCCGATCCTCACTTCGATGAGCCCCATCGCCGACGGCGTCACGCTGGCGCAGCATACGTCCACCATCTGGCGTACGCAGGTGCGGTTCATCGGCGCCGGCGCCATTGCCGTTGCCGCCGTCTTCACCCTCGCCAAGCTCGCCAGGCCGGTCGTCGGGGGGCTCGTCAGCACGCTCACCGCGTCGCGCACGAGCGGCACGGGCGACGACCTGGATCGCGACATCAGCCCGCCGTGGATTGTCGGGCTCACGATTGCCTGCCTGGTGATTGCCGGTGCGCTCGCGTGGAGCTTCGCGAATGCCAGCGTCCTTGCGCCCAACGCGGTCACGCTCACGATCATCGCCGTCCCGTTTGTCTTCCTCGTCGGTTTCCTCATCGCCGGCGTCTGCGGCTACATGGCGGGGCTCATCGGCGCCTCCAATTCGCCCATCTCCGGCGTCGGGATCCTCTCCATTGTCATCTGCGCCTCGATGCTGGTGGCGGTCATCCCTCCCACCGAGGCCAATCGTGCGACGCTCGTGGCGTTTGCGCTCTTCACCACGGCGATCGTCTTTGCGTGCGCCACCATCTCCAACGACAACCTGCAGGACCTCAAGACGGGCCAGCTCGTCGGCGCCTCGCCCATGCGGCAGCAGGTGGCGCTGATCGTCGGCGTTGCGGCTGGCGCGGCGGTCATCCCGTCGGTGCTCAACCTGCTCGCCAAGGCCTACGGCTTTGCGGGGGCCGCGAACGTCGGCGTCGTGGCCCCCAACCCGCTCCCCGCGCCGCAGGCGACACTC comes from the Gemmatimonadaceae bacterium genome and includes:
- the rocF gene encoding arginase; this encodes MTFIRLIGVPMDLGASRRGVDMGPSAVRYTELRERLEAMGHQVEDTGNVPVPFREDAAKGAQRGARYLGAITDVCADVASRVRDALGAGALPVVLGGDHALSAGSIAGASAFFAQKGGHVGVVWVDAHSDLNTPATSRSGNVHGMPLAALLGHGDKAMSALAGRTPAVRVSDLAVVGLRDLDEAEKAHVRKWNLSAFTMRALDEHGVRKVMEEALSIATKATAGLWVSFDVDVIDPSDAPGVGTAVPGGITYREAHLAMEMIADTGKLVGIDVVEVNPVLDERNRTAEVACELILSALGKRII
- a CDS encoding oligopeptide transporter, OPT family; translation: MTPKELTPRALVLGALLTFVFTAANVYLGLKVGLTFASSIPAAVISMAILSAVKDSSILENNIVQTVASAAGTLSAIIFVLPGLVIVGWWTGFPFWQSFLICLSGGVLGVLFTIPLRRALVTTSDLPYPEGVAAAEVLKVGSGTRGESKDDSGEAREGLRAVVLGSVASASLAIVGATRIAATELAGYFRLGATASSGYNIAWSLALLGAGHLVGLSVGMAMLTGLIIAWVIGVPILTSMSPIADGVTLAQHTSTIWRTQVRFIGAGAIAVAAVFTLAKLARPVVGGLVSTLTASRTSGTGDDLDRDISPPWIVGLTIACLVIAGALAWSFANASVLAPNAVTLTIIAVPFVFLVGFLIAGVCGYMAGLIGASNSPISGVGILSIVICASMLVAVIPPTEANRATLVAFALFTTAIVFACATISNDNLQDLKTGQLVGASPMRQQVALIVGVAAGAAVIPSVLNLLAKAYGFAGAANVGVVAPNPLPAPQATLISALAQGVIGGSLEWNMIGIGALVGVALIIIDATLGAMGKLRIPPLAVGIGIYLPMSATFAVVVGAVVSHWYDGRSRRMPNPDRAERLGTLVASGLIVGESLWGVLNAGLIVGFSKDAPIALVADDFALAPWLGAAGFVAAIVGLYGWMLRRSASAPKA